One genomic region from Mangifera indica cultivar Alphonso chromosome 17, CATAS_Mindica_2.1, whole genome shotgun sequence encodes:
- the LOC123201007 gene encoding ethylene-responsive transcription factor WIN1-like, with translation MVQSKKFRGVRQRHWGSWVSEIRHPLLKKRVWLGTFETAEEAARVYDQAAILMSGRNAKTNFPITQTPTGDPKPSENSNSATPNDFSELLHAKLRKCSKAPSPSMTCLRLDTENSHIGLWQKRAGQRCESNWVMTLHLGKNNNSDDVARNALPLSAEPQEQPRIELKAEMDEEERIALQMIEELLNLNCPNPSFGVEDGGLYL, from the exons ATGGTGCAATCAAAGAAGTTTAGAGGTGTCAGGCAACGCCACTGGGGCTCCTGGGTTTCTGAGATTCGCCACCCACTGTT GAAGAAAAGAGTGTGGCTGGGCACATTCGAGACAGCAGAAGAAGCTGCAAGAGTTTACGATCAAGCTGCAATCTTAATGAGTGGACGAAATGCGAAAACAAATTTCCCAATAACACAAACTCCAACAGGGGACCCAAAACCCAGTGAAAATTCAAACTCGGCAACTCCAAATGATTTCTCAGAACTTCTGCACGCCAAGCTTCGTAAATGCAGCAAGGCGCCATCGCCTTCTATGACTTGTCTGAGGCTAGACACAGAGAATTCTCACATAGGACTGTGGCAAAAGCGGGCAGGCCAACGCTGTGAATCGAATTGGGTGATGACTCTCCATCTTGGAAAGAATAATAATTCAGATGATGTTGCACGAAACGCATTGCCTTTGAGCGCTGAGCCCCAAGAGCAGCCACGGATTGAACTCAAGGCAGAAATGGATGAAGAAGAGAGAATAGCACTGCAAATGATAGAGGAGCTTCTTAATCTCAATTGTCCTAACCCTTCATTTGGGGTGGAAGACGGTGGATTATATCTCTAG